The Streptomonospora litoralis genome window below encodes:
- the miaB gene encoding tRNA (N6-isopentenyl adenosine(37)-C2)-methylthiotransferase MiaB — protein MRTYGCQMNVHDSERLSGLLEDAGYERAAEDTTADVVVFNTCAVRENADNRLYGNLGHLRPVKDAHPGMQIAVGGCLAQKDRGEIVRRAPWVDVVFGTHNIGSLPVLLERARVQREAQVEIEESLETFPSTLPSRRESAYAAWVSVSVGCNNTCTFCIVPALRGKEKDRRPGDVLAEVRALVDEGVAEVTLLGQNVNAYGSEFGDRQAFSKLLRACGGVEGLERVRFTSPHPRDFTDDVIEAMAETPNVMPQLHMPLQSGSSRVLKSMRRSYRQERYLNIVRKVREAMPEAAITTDIIVGFPGETEEDFQETLHVVRESRFAAAFTFQYSKRPGTPAAEMEGQLPKEVVQERYERLVALQEQISAEENRRLVGSEVELLVAEGEGRKNGERRRLSGRAPDNRLVHFSVDDDTAAELRPGDFATVEITYAAPHHLVADSGVRTVRATRAGDAWAARNGRAPAEPKVLLGMPSVGAPEPLPAASGGCAAG, from the coding sequence GTGCGGACCTACGGCTGCCAGATGAACGTCCACGACTCCGAGCGCCTGTCCGGCCTGCTGGAGGACGCGGGCTACGAGCGTGCAGCCGAGGACACCACCGCCGACGTCGTCGTGTTCAACACCTGCGCGGTCCGGGAGAATGCGGACAACCGCCTCTACGGCAATCTCGGCCATCTGCGCCCGGTCAAGGACGCACACCCCGGTATGCAGATCGCCGTGGGCGGGTGCCTGGCGCAGAAGGACCGCGGCGAGATCGTGCGCCGCGCGCCGTGGGTGGACGTGGTCTTCGGCACGCACAACATCGGGTCGCTGCCGGTGCTGCTGGAGCGCGCCCGGGTTCAGCGCGAGGCCCAGGTGGAGATCGAGGAGTCGCTGGAGACCTTCCCCTCCACACTGCCGAGCCGCCGCGAGTCGGCCTACGCCGCGTGGGTGTCGGTTTCGGTGGGCTGCAACAACACCTGCACGTTCTGCATCGTGCCCGCACTGCGCGGCAAGGAGAAGGACCGCCGCCCCGGCGATGTGCTCGCCGAGGTGCGGGCGCTGGTGGACGAGGGTGTCGCCGAGGTCACCCTGCTGGGGCAGAACGTCAACGCCTACGGCAGCGAGTTCGGCGACCGCCAGGCGTTCTCCAAGCTGCTGCGGGCCTGCGGCGGAGTCGAGGGGTTGGAGCGGGTCCGGTTCACCTCGCCGCATCCGCGCGACTTCACCGACGACGTCATCGAGGCCATGGCCGAGACCCCGAACGTGATGCCGCAGCTGCACATGCCGCTGCAGTCGGGCTCCAGCCGGGTGCTGAAGTCGATGCGGCGCTCCTACCGCCAGGAGCGCTATCTGAACATCGTGCGCAAGGTGCGCGAGGCCATGCCCGAGGCCGCGATCACCACCGACATCATCGTGGGCTTCCCCGGCGAGACCGAGGAGGACTTCCAGGAGACTCTGCACGTGGTGCGGGAGTCCCGTTTCGCCGCCGCGTTCACCTTCCAGTACTCCAAGCGGCCGGGCACGCCCGCCGCCGAGATGGAGGGCCAGCTGCCCAAGGAGGTCGTCCAGGAGCGCTACGAGCGCCTGGTGGCCCTGCAGGAGCAGATCTCCGCCGAGGAGAACCGGCGGCTGGTCGGCAGCGAGGTCGAGCTGCTGGTGGCCGAGGGCGAGGGCCGCAAGAACGGCGAGCGGCGCCGGTTGTCGGGGCGCGCGCCCGACAACCGGCTGGTGCACTTCTCGGTCGACGACGACACCGCGGCCGAGCTCCGTCCGGGCGACTTCGCCACCGTCGAGATCACCTACGCCGCGCCGCACCACCTGGTGGCGGACTCCGGTGTGCGCACGGTGCGGGCCACGCGGGCGGGCGACGCGTGGGCGGCGCGCAACGGCCGCGCGCCCGCCGAGCCCAAGGTGCTGCTGGGCATGCCCTCGGTGGGGGCGCCCGAGCCGCTGCCCGCGGCCTCCGGGGGTTGCGCGGCAGGCTGA
- a CDS encoding cytochrome P450 family protein, which yields MSTPAPDESATPDTGADTVDPLDRDLLLDPYTGFGRIREQAPVARARNFDGSRIWLVTRHDDVRAVLDDPRFANDPTSVPGIDTDKRAEMLVQLGLPREYVRYLADSILDTDRPDHTRLRKLVSRTFTVRRVHELLPRVEEITAELLDTLPEHADSDGVVDLLEHFAYPLPITVICEMVGVPEEDRPLWRQWGNDLVRMESPEEMSEATVAMVEHIRALIAERRENPAGHLLDALIGVRDEDGDRLSEAELITMVLTLVIAGHETTAHLIGNGTAALLTHPDQLAQLRSDPGLAPRAVHELMRWCGPILVTRPRWATEDIALADTVIPRGESVQPILTSANRDPRRFDDPARLDITRAYDTRGEQHTGFGHGLHYCLGAALARQEGEVAFTRLFERYPGLALAVHEQDLEWMPRPGMRRLIKLPLRLGHG from the coding sequence ATGAGCACTCCCGCCCCCGACGAGTCCGCGACCCCGGACACAGGCGCCGACACCGTCGACCCGCTGGACCGCGACCTGCTCCTCGACCCCTACACCGGCTTCGGCCGCATCCGCGAACAGGCGCCGGTGGCCCGGGCACGCAACTTCGACGGGTCGCGTATCTGGCTCGTCACCCGCCACGACGACGTGCGCGCGGTACTGGACGACCCGCGCTTCGCCAACGACCCCACGAGCGTTCCGGGCATCGACACCGACAAGCGCGCCGAAATGCTGGTCCAGCTAGGGCTGCCCCGGGAGTACGTCCGCTACCTCGCCGACTCGATCCTGGACACCGACCGGCCCGACCACACCCGGCTGCGCAAACTCGTCTCGCGCACCTTCACCGTGCGCCGCGTGCACGAGCTGCTGCCCCGGGTCGAGGAGATCACCGCCGAACTGCTCGACACACTGCCTGAGCACGCCGACAGCGACGGCGTGGTGGACCTCCTCGAGCACTTCGCCTACCCGCTGCCCATCACCGTCATCTGCGAGATGGTCGGCGTGCCCGAGGAGGACCGCCCGCTGTGGCGCCAGTGGGGGAACGACCTGGTCCGGATGGAGTCGCCGGAGGAGATGAGCGAGGCCACCGTGGCGATGGTCGAGCACATCCGCGCGCTGATCGCGGAGCGGCGCGAGAACCCCGCCGGGCACCTGCTCGACGCGCTCATCGGCGTGCGCGACGAGGACGGCGACCGGCTCAGCGAGGCCGAACTCATCACCATGGTGCTCACGCTGGTCATCGCCGGCCATGAGACCACCGCCCACCTCATCGGCAACGGCACCGCCGCCCTGCTCACCCACCCCGACCAGCTCGCCCAGCTGCGGAGCGATCCCGGGCTGGCGCCGCGCGCCGTCCACGAACTGATGCGCTGGTGCGGCCCGATCCTGGTCACCCGGCCGAGGTGGGCCACCGAGGACATCGCCCTCGCCGACACGGTGATCCCCCGGGGCGAGTCCGTCCAGCCGATCCTCACCTCGGCCAACCGCGACCCGCGCCGCTTCGACGACCCCGCCCGCCTCGACATCACCCGCGCCTACGACACCCGCGGCGAACAGCACACCGGGTTCGGCCACGGCCTGCACTACTGCCTGGGTGCCGCCCTGGCCCGCCAAGAGGGGGAGGTGGCCTTCACCCGACTCTTCGAGCGCTACCCCGGCCTCGCGCTGGCGGTGCACGAACAGGACCTGGAGTGGATGCCGCGCCCGGGGATGCGGCGGCTGATCAAGCTGCCACTGCGCCTGGGACACGGCTGA
- a CDS encoding TetR/AcrR family transcriptional regulator: protein MAPPAPDERPTVRQTDQAEAERDARAERILDAATETLVALGYRRVTVDDVAKRAGVGKGTVYLHFHTKELLFITVLMRAQAAMVRRHIDAMRADPEQVRPSALAYSNYLMVEEAPITRAMLTGDSEILGSLAQIGTRELADFARARIAFMTDYFTTLRENGVVRTDAAVEPQLHAYFRIFYGYIAAEPVTQSLRTDTPESRTASDAAMLAHVVRAAFETSSDDPALARAAAPRIIELFRRLLTRVTEEIDNQKRT, encoded by the coding sequence GTGGCACCGCCCGCGCCCGACGAGCGGCCGACCGTCCGACAGACCGATCAGGCCGAAGCCGAACGGGACGCGCGCGCCGAGCGCATCCTCGACGCCGCGACCGAAACACTCGTCGCCCTGGGGTACCGCCGCGTCACCGTCGACGACGTCGCCAAACGCGCCGGCGTCGGCAAAGGCACCGTCTACCTGCACTTCCACACCAAGGAACTGCTCTTCATCACCGTGCTGATGCGCGCCCAGGCGGCGATGGTGCGGCGGCACATCGACGCGATGCGCGCCGACCCGGAGCAGGTGCGCCCCAGCGCGCTCGCCTACTCCAACTACCTGATGGTCGAGGAAGCCCCCATCACCCGGGCGATGCTCACCGGCGACAGCGAGATCCTCGGTTCCCTCGCGCAAATCGGCACCCGCGAACTCGCCGACTTCGCGCGGGCCCGGATCGCCTTCATGACCGACTACTTCACGACCCTTCGGGAGAACGGCGTGGTGCGCACCGACGCCGCCGTGGAACCGCAACTTCACGCCTACTTCCGCATCTTCTACGGCTACATCGCGGCCGAGCCCGTGACCCAGTCCCTGCGCACCGACACTCCCGAGTCCCGCACCGCATCAGACGCCGCAATGCTCGCCCACGTCGTGCGGGCGGCCTTCGAGACATCCTCCGACGACCCCGCACTCGCCCGCGCCGCCGCCCCGCGGATCATCGAGCTGTTCAGGCGGCTGCTCACCCGCGTAACCGAAGAGATCGACAACCAGAAGCGGACCTGA
- a CDS encoding class III extradiol dioxygenase subunit B-like domain-containing protein yields MLISAAVCPHPPLLIPQVARGAAEELAALRAACDRAVQALAASGPDAVAVAGCGSRNREYGPDAAGDLGGYGVQVRIGSGPPELPLSLTVGRWLCERSGMRPDRYVEVAEQAEVAECVERGAALAASADRVALLVMGDGSARRGEHAPGRPDPRAAGFDSTVARALAEADTAALERVDPESAAELMAAGRGAWQVLAGAANGAGLRGELLAHEAPYGVGYFTALWR; encoded by the coding sequence GTGCTGATCTCCGCGGCCGTGTGCCCTCATCCGCCGCTGCTGATTCCGCAGGTCGCGCGGGGTGCCGCCGAGGAGTTGGCCGCGCTGCGCGCCGCCTGCGACCGGGCCGTGCAGGCGCTGGCCGCATCCGGCCCCGATGCGGTCGCGGTCGCCGGGTGCGGGTCGCGGAACCGCGAGTACGGCCCCGACGCAGCCGGTGACCTCGGCGGCTACGGCGTGCAGGTGCGGATCGGCTCCGGGCCGCCGGAGCTGCCCCTGTCGCTGACGGTGGGGCGGTGGCTCTGCGAGCGGTCCGGGATGCGGCCCGACCGCTACGTGGAGGTGGCCGAGCAGGCGGAGGTGGCGGAGTGTGTCGAGCGCGGTGCGGCGCTGGCCGCGAGCGCCGATCGGGTGGCGCTGCTGGTGATGGGCGACGGCAGTGCCCGCCGCGGCGAACACGCCCCGGGTCGCCCCGATCCGCGTGCCGCAGGGTTCGACAGCACGGTGGCGCGGGCGCTGGCCGAGGCCGATACGGCCGCGCTCGAGCGTGTCGACCCGGAGTCGGCTGCGGAACTGATGGCGGCGGGCCGCGGGGCCTGGCAGGTGCTGGCGGGCGCGGCCAACGGCGCGGGCCTGCGCGGCGAGTTGCTGGCCCACGAAGCGCCCTACGGCGTGGGCTACTTCACCGCGCTGTGGCGGTGA
- a CDS encoding VOC family protein: MATAVEYPAGAPCWMEMSVPDLGLAKDFYAGLFGWEFDDLPYTMARLGRRRVAGLSERWGSDADTGDSAAWTVFLATRDLDVAVHTLAGAGGRLCGARQDIGDLGAMALVGDPTGAAFGLWEPGTLRGCEASGVAGAPVWSEVTSSDILTTSSFLVRLFGVEPETVEGFDFITLYSGGTPVCGVYGGDGRPSQGDAAWLTYFAVDSADTAAAYALDTGGGVVRPAADSPYGRWCLLADPFGARFAAVEPAEAA; this comes from the coding sequence ATGGCGACTGCGGTGGAGTACCCGGCGGGGGCACCCTGCTGGATGGAGATGTCGGTGCCCGATCTGGGCCTCGCCAAGGATTTCTACGCCGGATTGTTCGGTTGGGAGTTTGACGACCTGCCCTACACCATGGCCCGCCTCGGCCGACGGCGGGTCGCCGGGCTCAGCGAGCGGTGGGGCTCCGATGCCGACACCGGCGATTCCGCCGCGTGGACGGTGTTCCTGGCCACCCGCGACCTCGACGTCGCCGTGCACACCCTCGCCGGAGCCGGCGGACGGCTGTGCGGGGCGCGCCAAGACATCGGCGACCTCGGCGCGATGGCGCTCGTCGGCGACCCGACCGGCGCCGCGTTCGGGCTGTGGGAGCCGGGCACGCTGCGCGGCTGCGAAGCGTCGGGCGTTGCCGGTGCGCCGGTATGGAGCGAGGTCACCAGCTCCGACATCCTCACCACCAGCTCGTTCCTGGTGCGGCTTTTCGGCGTGGAGCCCGAAACCGTCGAGGGATTCGACTTCATCACGCTCTACAGCGGCGGTACGCCCGTCTGCGGCGTCTACGGCGGCGACGGCCGCCCCTCCCAGGGCGACGCGGCCTGGCTCACCTACTTCGCGGTGGACAGCGCCGACACCGCGGCCGCGTATGCGCTCGACACCGGCGGCGGCGTCGTGCGGCCCGCCGCCGACTCCCCCTACGGCCGCTGGTGCCTGCTGGCCGACCCGTTCGGCGCGCGCTTCGCAGCCGTCGAACCGGCCGAAGCCGCCTGA
- the miaA gene encoding tRNA (adenosine(37)-N6)-dimethylallyltransferase MiaA, with protein MAGRQDGGQHPVVAVVGATAAGKSDLAVELALRLGAESGGAEIVNADSMQLYRGMDIGTAKLGPEERRGVPHHLLDIWDVTRTANVAEYQRLARERIDGLRSRGAAPVLVGGSGLYVRGALDELDFPGTDPRIRARLESELEERGPAPLHERLAERDPRAAEAILSGNGRRIVRALEVIELTGRPFTATLPEHTSRYPCVQIGVHVPRTLLDARITERVDRMWQAGLVEEVRRLLQHGLAEGRTASRALGYAQVLRYLEGSRTEEEARTETVRQTRRFARRQESWFRRDPRVHWLDHDDPALVEQALELVRTAAVAAHTG; from the coding sequence GTGGCAGGGCGGCAGGACGGTGGACAGCATCCGGTGGTCGCCGTCGTCGGCGCCACCGCCGCCGGCAAGTCCGACCTGGCGGTGGAACTGGCGCTGCGCCTGGGCGCGGAGTCCGGCGGCGCCGAGATCGTCAACGCCGACTCCATGCAGCTCTACCGCGGCATGGACATCGGTACCGCCAAGCTCGGGCCCGAGGAGCGCCGCGGCGTGCCCCACCACCTGCTCGACATCTGGGACGTCACCCGGACCGCCAACGTCGCCGAATACCAGCGGCTGGCGCGCGAACGCATCGACGGACTGCGCAGCCGAGGGGCGGCGCCGGTCCTGGTGGGCGGCTCGGGGCTGTACGTGCGCGGCGCCTTGGACGAGCTGGACTTCCCCGGTACCGACCCGCGGATCCGGGCCCGCCTGGAGTCCGAGCTGGAGGAGCGCGGCCCCGCCCCCCTGCACGAACGGCTGGCCGAGCGCGACCCGCGCGCCGCCGAGGCCATCCTGTCCGGGAACGGCCGCCGCATCGTGCGGGCCCTGGAGGTCATCGAGCTGACCGGGCGGCCGTTCACGGCGACGCTGCCCGAGCACACCTCGCGCTACCCGTGCGTGCAGATCGGGGTGCACGTGCCGCGCACGCTGCTCGACGCCCGCATCACCGAGCGCGTGGACCGGATGTGGCAGGCCGGCCTCGTCGAGGAAGTGCGCCGGCTGCTCCAACACGGCCTCGCCGAGGGGCGCACCGCCTCGCGGGCGCTGGGCTATGCACAAGTGCTGCGTTACCTGGAGGGATCCCGCACGGAGGAGGAGGCGCGGACGGAGACCGTGCGCCAGACGCGCCGCTTCGCCCGCCGCCAGGAGTCGTGGTTCCGCCGCGATCCCCGCGTGCACTGGCTCGACCACGACGATCCCGCGCTGGTCGAGCAGGCACTGGAACTGGTCCGCACCGCAGCCGTGGCCGCGCACACCGGCTGA
- the dapF gene encoding diaminopimelate epimerase, with protein sequence MRFAKGHGTENDFVILPDPDGALDLRPTAVAALCDRRAGIGGDGVLRVVRTAALGEPLSGAAASSTECEWFMDYRNADGSIAEMCGNGVRVFARYLAERGMVAGREVSVGTRAGERRVVLEDNGDVTVDMGRPELRGEGSAVLPGGKMAGIRVWVGNPHLACRLDHSPAAVDLSGQPELDAEEFPEGANVEVFSVAAPGTLEMRVNERGSGETRSCGTGIVAVAAAATPPGEGATWRVRVPGGECVVYLDADGARLRGPAAIVAEGEVLMDLEV encoded by the coding sequence ATGCGATTCGCCAAGGGCCACGGCACCGAGAACGACTTCGTGATCCTTCCCGATCCGGACGGCGCGCTGGATCTGCGCCCCACCGCGGTGGCCGCGCTGTGCGACCGCCGCGCCGGCATCGGCGGTGACGGGGTGCTACGCGTCGTGCGCACCGCCGCCCTGGGCGAGCCGCTGTCCGGCGCCGCCGCCTCCTCCACCGAGTGCGAGTGGTTCATGGACTACCGCAACGCCGACGGAAGCATCGCCGAGATGTGCGGCAACGGCGTGCGCGTGTTCGCGCGCTACCTCGCCGAGCGCGGCATGGTCGCGGGCCGGGAAGTGTCGGTGGGCACCCGCGCCGGGGAGCGCCGCGTGGTGCTGGAGGACAACGGGGACGTGACGGTGGACATGGGCCGTCCTGAGCTGCGGGGCGAAGGCAGCGCGGTGCTACCCGGCGGCAAGATGGCGGGCATCCGGGTATGGGTGGGCAATCCGCACCTGGCCTGCCGACTGGACCACAGCCCCGCGGCGGTGGATCTGAGCGGGCAGCCGGAGTTGGACGCCGAAGAGTTCCCCGAGGGCGCCAACGTCGAGGTGTTCTCCGTCGCGGCGCCGGGGACGCTGGAGATGCGCGTCAACGAGCGCGGTTCCGGCGAGACCCGCTCCTGCGGCACCGGCATCGTCGCAGTCGCGGCCGCGGCCACCCCGCCCGGCGAGGGCGCCACTTGGCGCGTGCGGGTCCCCGGCGGCGAGTGCGTCGTCTACCTCGACGCCGACGGCGCCCGCCTACGAGGCCCGGCGGCCATCGTCGCCGAGGGGGAAGTGCTGATGGACCTGGAGGTCTGA